Part of the Catalinimonas alkaloidigena genome is shown below.
GCGTGAGTAGCGTACAGGTAATAAGGAAAAATGTGATTTTCATAGGTTGTGAAGTTGATTACCTCAAATTGCAAAGTAGAAGCAAATTTGACAAGCGTAAAGAAAAATAATAAGCTGGAAATTGAATGTTGATAACTGAAGGCTATAAACCAGACTACTGGCTACTGCCGAATAATATTGAACTCTACCCGGCGGTTGAGCTGTTTGTCTTTCTCAGTTTTTTCCTCTACAATGGGCTTGGTACTGCCATAACCGATTGCTTCTACCCGACTGGCATCTAGCTTACCGAATTCTACTAAATATTCTTTGATCGCATCAGCTCGTCTTTGTGAAAGGTCCAGGTTAAGGTCAGGATTGCCATCGGAGTCGGTATGCCCTTCTATTTTAAGCATAAAATCAGGGTTATCCAGCAGGAAGTCTATGATTTTGTCCAGGTCAGCGAACATAGAAGTTTTAAGCTCAGCCTTTCCATTGTCAAATTTCATGTTCTCAAATTTCAGGCGACTGCTGACTGAAGCTACTTCACGGTGAAACTCCTTATCACCGTTCAAAAAGAAGATTTCTTCAAGACGGAAAAATTCATCTCCCTGGATAATAATGAGGTAATTGTTCTCATTGATCAGCTCAAACTCAAAAGAGCCATCCGGTTTCAGAAACTTAGGAGCTACCTCAACCCCATTATCCAAATCTATGATAGACACAATACCATTAGAAAAGGGCTTACCGGTTTCCTCATTGCGCAGTGAGCCTTTAAGGTTAGTAGTAGCCAGAGGTTGGGCCTCCATAGGCAGGGGAAAGGAGTAAAGATCAAGATTTGCCATTTTATCTTCCACAGAGCGGGCATAATACAGGTTCTGTGATTGAGCATCTATGGTAAAATAAAACTCACTACCTTGTCCGTTGACCAGCGGCCCTATATTTTTTGGCTCTCCCCAGATATTATCCAGCCGGTTGGATTTATAGATATCAAATTCCCCAAAATTAAGGAGGTGGCCGTTAGAGCTGAAGTAAAACACATGATGTCCAGGGTGATAAAAAGGGCTAACTTCACTACCCCTTGTGTTGATAACAGGCCCCATATTCTGAGGAGCAGACCATATTCCGGTACCGGTTTTATGGGTAAAGTAAATATCTGTCATCCCAAAACCGCCAGGTCGGTCAGAGACAAAAAATAAAGTGTCACCACTATGTGAAAAGGAGGGGTGGGAGTCCCAGTAAATACTA
Proteins encoded:
- a CDS encoding OmpA family protein; amino-acid sequence: MVSRLFICLVLLSFTVVKAHAQLRAVSESLSLEDSSSIAEQKRIRKLIRFPNINRTPYYSDKRDLQAIKKYSGSDNDEALYPILYEYVSKFGVENFFKDNQLLWQLASLEAKKGDTLAAIQLYKLVLKHYRDGMDMSLIKDEINQLPVENKENYVPLKYYYELVEFRKEIDTLRPPQGVYLNMGNEINSNAGDYGPALSPDNAMMLFTSKRNTIKQGLSERENEDLMFSRNESGYWTPAKPLTPVNSPYNEGSATISPQGDRLVFTRCSSPDGLGSCDLYISKMQEDGSWSTAENLGKAINSIYWDSHPSFSHSGDTLFFVSDRPGGFGMTDIYFTHKTGTGIWSAPQNMGPVINTRGSEVSPFYHPGHHVFYFSSNGHLLNFGEFDIYKSNRLDNIWGEPKNIGPLVNGQGSEFYFTIDAQSQNLYYARSVEDKMANLDLYSFPLPMEAQPLATTNLKGSLRNEETGKPFSNGIVSIIDLDNGVEVAPKFLKPDGSFEFELINENNYLIIIQGDEFFRLEEIFFLNGDKEFHREVASVSSRLKFENMKFDNGKAELKTSMFADLDKIIDFLLDNPDFMLKIEGHTDSDGNPDLNLDLSQRRADAIKEYLVEFGKLDASRVEAIGYGSTKPIVEEKTEKDKQLNRRVEFNIIRQ